The genome window GCGGCACCTGCCGCAGCGGCCCGCAACCCCTTCCCTGGATGCCGGCACCCGGTTGGTCGTGCCACAGGCGGGGCAGGCAACGAGAAATGACTGGCCGCTCTCTGCCATGGGAGTTCCCTACGCCCGGTTGGCGAGGAATTCTGCCACCTGGGCCGGATGGGCATCTGCCTTGGCCACCTTGGACCAGTGCTTCACCACCGTACCGTCGGGACCCACCACCACTGTGGAGCGGATCGTGCCCATGGTGGTCTTGCCGTACTGGACCTTCTCGCCGAAGGCACCGTAGGCGGTCATCATGGCGGCGTCCGGATCCGACAGAAGCGTGAAGGGGAGGCCGAAGGCCTTGATGAACGTGTCGTGGGACGCGAGGCTGTCCCTGCTGACGCCGAGAAGCACAACGCCGCGCTCCATCAGATCCTGGTGCAGATCCCGGAAGCCGCAGGCCTCCTTGGTGCATCCCGGCGTATTGTCCCGGGGATAGAAATAGATGACGACCGTCTGCCCCGCGTAGTCTTTCAGAGAGTGCATTTTCCCGTCACTTCCCGCCAGGGTGAAGTCGGGTGCCTTTTGACCTTCCAGCGACATGCGTGCCTCCTTGGTGGATCGAATCCGATAGGAAAAACAGTTTACCCCATTCCCGGTCGTTGTCACCCCCGCCCGTTCAGGAGCGCGGCCACCTCCTCGGCGTAGACCATTTCCTCATCGGTGGGAATCACATAGACCGCAACGGGCGAGTCATCGGCGCTGACCCGCTCCTCCCGGTCCACGGAACGGGCAGTCCGGTTCCGCTCCCGGTCGAGCCGGATGCCGAAACACGCCATATCGGCGAGGGTCTTTTCCCGCACGAGCCATTCCCCCTCCCCCGAAGCAGCGCTGAAGACCACGGCGTCGAGCCGGCCAAGTGCTGCGGCGTAGCCGCCGATGTGCTTCCGGAGGCGGTAGGCCTCCATCTCCAGGGCCAGGAGACACCGCTCATCTCCCGCGATGGCCCGGGCCAGAAACGCCGGCCGGTCCAGCTTGAGGCCGGTGATGCCCGCAGAGCCGCTCCGCTGGTTGAGGATCCGGTCCAGATCACGGGGCGAGAGCTGTTCTTCCTGCATCATGAACGGGGGAATGCCCGGGTCGATGGAGCCGCAACGGGTTCCCATCATGGTTCCTTCCAGCGGCGTGAGCCCCATGCTCGTGTCGATGGAGCGGCCACCCTCAACGGCGCAGAGGGAAATCCCATTGCCGATGTGGATGGTGATCAGGTTGCAGCGGGCCGGCTCGCGCCCCAGAAGCGCCGCCCCCTGCCGCGCCGCATGACAATGGGAGGCGCCGTGGAAGCCGTAGCGTCTCACGCCGTGCTTCTCGTACCACTCCCAGGGGAGGGGATAAAGGTAGGCATGGAGCGGCATTGCCTGGTGGAATGCCGTGTCGAAGACCGCCACGTGGGGGATGCCGGGCAGAGTGGCCATGGCCCCCTCGATCCCCGCCAGGTTCGGGGGGATATGGAGTGGCGCCAGTTCCTCCATGGCACGCACCGCCTCAATGACCTTCCCGTCGATGGGAACCGTGGCGGTAAACCGCTCTCCCCCGTGGACGACCCGGTGCCCCACGGCGGTAATCTGCCGACCCGGGAAAGGGGGCCCTCCAGGGGGTGGGTCAGGGTGGCGAGAATGAGGG of Geobacter anodireducens contains these proteins:
- a CDS encoding peroxiredoxin, producing the protein MSLEGQKAPDFTLAGSDGKMHSLKDYAGQTVVIYFYPRDNTPGCTKEACGFRDLHQDLMERGVVLLGVSRDSLASHDTFIKAFGLPFTLLSDPDAAMMTAYGAFGEKVQYGKTTMGTIRSTVVVGPDGTVVKHWSKVAKADAHPAQVAEFLANRA